A window of the Cololabis saira isolate AMF1-May2022 chromosome 19, fColSai1.1, whole genome shotgun sequence genome harbors these coding sequences:
- the LOC133419668 gene encoding trafficking regulator of GLUT4 1-like, with translation MAANMMQSPSIWPGEEQPSLLDQEGSLSGQASVSVSLPCPPVVGEEIHNSSPVCTRPPRSRSKGELVIVINENLKNSNGIHPAPAESTSPVISSPPRRQHSLSYPHHAKTRKGSRASSIGYTAFSPRPSISRHSSIATEPPLDRTKVKDYLLLSVLACFCPVWPINIVGFVYSIMARNSLEQGNLDGAVRLGRVAKMLAIVSLVGGMVIIIACVVNLAINVKT, from the exons ATGGCTGCCAACATGATGCAATCCCCCAGCATTTGGCCGGGGGAAGAGCAACCCTCACTTCTGGACCAGGAAGGCTCTCTGTCGGGTCAagcctccgtctccgtctccctGCCGTGCCCACCAGTCGTGGGCGAGGAAATTCACAACAGCAGCCCGGTTTGTACGAGGCCCCCGCGCAGCAGATCCAAAGGGGAACTGGTCATAGTCATCAACGAGAACCTGAAGAACA GTAACGGGATCCACCCGGCGCCTGCAGAGAGCACCTCTCCCGTCATCTCCTCCCCTCCCAGAAGACAGCACTCCCTCTCCTACCCTCATCACGCCAAAACCAGAAAGGGGAGCAGGGCGAGCTCCATCGGTTACACCGCCTTCTCTCCCAGGCCGTCCATCTCTCGCCACTCCAGCATCGCCACCGAGCCACCCTTGGACCGCACCAAGGTCAAGGACTACCTCCTCCTGTCAGTGCTGGCCTGCTTCTGTCCCGTCTGGCCCATCAACATCGTCGGATTCGTCTACTCCATCATG GCCAGGAACAGTCTGGAGCAGGGAAACCTGGATGGCGCCGTGCGTCTGGGACGTGTGGCTAAGATGCTCGCCATAGTGTCACTAGTAGGAGGGATGGTCATTATCATCGCCTGCGTTGTCAACCTGGCCA tAAATGTGAAAACCTGA